Genomic segment of Streptomyces alboniger:
GCACGCTCACCGCTGTCGAACTGCGCGACCAGGTCGGCGATCGGGCGGGCCTTCCTGGCGTCGGCGTCGTACCAGGAGTTGAAGATCTGGACGAAGATCCACTGGGTCCACTTGTAGTAGTCCGGGTCGATCGTCGCGAACGAACGCCGCTTGTCGTGCCCCAGACCCAGGGAGCGCAGCTGGGCCTTCATGTTCTCGATGTTGGCCTCGGTGGAGACCCGGGGGTGCGTGCCCGTCTGCACGGCGTACTGCTCGGCGGGCAGGCCGAACGCGTCGAAGCCCAGGGTGTGCAGGACGTTGTGGCCGGTCATGCGCTGGAAGCGCGCGAAGACGTCCGTGGCGATGTACCCCAGGGGGTGGCCGACGTGCAGGCCCGCTCCGGAGGGGTACGGGAACATGTCCATGATGAACTTCTTGGGCTTGGCGACCAGCGCGGCCTGCGCCTCGTCCCGCGCGGCCATGTCACCGCTCGGGTTCGGCGCCTCGTAGGTGCCCTCGGCGTCCCAGAAGTCCTGCCAGCGTGCCTCGATCTCAGCGGCCAGAGCGGCCGTGTAGCGGTGCGGCGCGGCCACCTCGGAGGCGGCAGCAGAATTCGTCTCGCTCATGATCCTCAAAGCTCCATCGATCGTCTCTGCCTACGGAATTGACCGTGCTGGCCAAATGAAAAAGCCCCTCGCACAGGAGGGGACGCCGCGCCGATTCCGACCGCGATTCACCGGCGGTCGGGACTGATCAGCGCGGCCCGCTAAGCAGAAGGCGTACGGCACGCATGGCGTCAGGGTACCGCAGCGCCCGCGCGGCCCGCGACGAGGTCACGCGGGCGGCGGCGAGGCCCCTCCCGCCGAGCCTTGGCCAATGGTTACTCCGCGTACCGCCCACTATCGGGGCAACACCAAGACCGCATCGCACTTTGATAACAACGCAATAACTCAAACCCCGTACCCACTGGTATGGAGCGACTTAGCATGCGGCGGACCGAACCATTTCGGAGCCGCCCCATGAACCCTCTGCACCCTCATCGCCAGAGCCGTCCTCTCGGCACCGGAGCGCAGCTCCAGCGCCGTCTGCTCGGCACCGGAGCCCTGCTCCTGATACCCCTGCTCGTCGTCGTGGGCAGCGACGCCTTCCGGGCCGCCCTGGACTTCACCACCGGCGTCCTGTGCCTGGTCTCCCTCACCGCCGCCGTGGTCTGGGGCCTGGTCGCCACCGACCGTCTCTTCCTGCGCTCGCGCCAGCGACTGCTCGCCCAGGCCGTGCACCGGGCCACAGCGGTCGCCTCCGTCGGCTTCCTGCTGCTGCACGGCACCGTCAAGGTCGCCCTGGACCACGTGTCGCTCCTCGGCGCCCTCGTGCCCTTCGGGCTCGGTGTCACCGGCACCGCCGGGCTGATCGGCCTCGGCTCGCTCGCGGGCCTGCTCATGGTGGCCACGAGCGTCACCGGCGCCCTGCGCAGCGCCTTCGCCTCCCCCGCGCGGATCGCCTCGCGCTGGCGGTCGCTGCACATGCTGGCCTACCCCGCCTGGTGCGCGGCGCTGATCCACGGCCTGTACGCGGGCCGCCCGCCGAAGCCGTGGGTGATCACCCTGTACTGCCTGTGCCTGGTCGCGGTCGCCGGGGCCGTCGCACTGCGCGCGGCGCCGCCGCCGATCAAGCGGATGGTCGCCTCCCGGATCCTGGCCCTGCTGGAACCCGACCGGGGGGCTCCGCCCCGCGGCCGGCCACCCACGCGGGACACCGCCTCCAGCCCGCTCCCCGGCACGGCCCCTGACTTCACGGCCGCCCCCGACCCCGTCGTCGGCATCTCCGCGGCCTACCGCGCACTGGCCGAGCCGCCACGCCACGCGCCCCGCGCCGAGCCCGCGGAAGGCTGGCCCGTCCCCTGCCCGCCCCCGCCCGCCGAGTCCCCGTACGTGGCGCCCCAGCCCACGTACGACACCACGCCCCAGCCCGTCTACCACCTCACCTACGACTACGACACCGCGTACGACAGCGGCCCCGCCACCGAACCGCTGCCCCGGCCCTTCCAGGCCCCCAGCTCGGGCGAGCCCTGGAACGCCGGCACCGGAGGCCATCCTTGAACGCGCCGCTACCCGACGTCCCCGAAGTCCGCGTCGTCGGTCTCCCCCTCCTCACATCCGGCTTCGACCTGGTCGAACGCCTGGACCTGACCATGCATCTGAAGGTGCACGGCCCCCTGGAACCGATGGCGGGCGAGCCGCTCGCCCGCCTCGCCGAGCAGATCGCGCTGCGCGGCCGGGGCGGCGCCGGCTTCCCCTTCGCCCGGAAACTGCGGGCCGTCGCCGACGCGGCGATACGCCGCGGCGTGCGCCCCGTGGTGGTCGTCAACGGCAGCGAGGACGAGCCGGCCTGCCGCAAGGACACCGTCCTGATCAACCGCGCCCCACACCTGATCCTGGACGGCGCCCTGCTCGCCGCGGAGGCCATCGGCGCCCGCACCCTCGTCATCGGCGTGACGCGCGACTCCACCGAGACCTCGATGAGCAACGCCCTCGCCGAGCGCGGCCTCGGCAACCGCCGCGGATCGGCGCTCCGCGCGCGCGTGCAGCGCAATCCGGTACGGATGGTCACCGGGGAGTCCTCCGCCCTGGTGCGCTCGGCCGACGGCGGCCCCCCGCTGCCGCCGGGCCGCAAGGTGCGTACGTCCGACTCCGGAGTGGGCGGCGCGCCCACCCTGCTCTCCAACGCGGAGACCTTCGCGCAGCTCGCCATCGCCGCCCGGACCGGAGCGGACCGCTACTGCCGCACCGGCCTGCGCGACGAGCCGGGCACGGTCCTGCTGACCCTCTCCGGAGCGGTCGCCCGGCCGATGGTCGTCGAGGTGCCCACGGGCGTGCCCCTGCGGTACGTCCTTCAGCTCGCCGGCGCCCCACCGCTCCCCCAGGGCGTGCTGACGGGCGGGTACCACGGCAAGTGGCTCGACAGCGTCACGGCGCACGACGCGGTCGTCTCCCGCGCCTCCCTGGAGGCCTGCGGAGGCGCGCTCGGCGCGGGCGCGATCCTGCCGATCGGCGAGGACACCTGCCCCCTCGGGGAGTCGCTGCGCGTCGCGCACTGGCTCGCCGCCGAGAGCTCCGGCCAGTGCGGCCCCTGCTACCTCGGCCTCCCGGCGGCGGCGCGCGGCCTCGCGGATGTCCTGGACGGGGGCGGCCCGACCGCCCTCGAAGCGCTGCGCGAGGTGACCCGTGCCGTGAAGAGGCGCGGTGCCTGCAAGCATCCCGACGGCTCGGCGGCCTTCCTGGAGTCGTCGATCACGGCGTTCACCGACGACCTCGCGGCGCATGTCCTGGGCCATGGCTGCGGCCGTCCCGTGACGGGTGTCCTGCCCCTCCAGGCGGAGGCTCCCCCGGCCCAGGCGCCCAGTGGCCGCAAGCTGGCCGTCGACTGGACGCTCTGCCAGGGGCACGGCCTGTGCGCGGATATCGTCCCGGAGCTGATCCAGCTCGGTCCTGACGGCTTCCCCGCCGTGGCGGAGGCCGCCGTACCGCGCTACTCCGAAGCGCGCGCCTCCCGCGCCGTGCGCCGCTGCCCGGCGCTCGCCCTGCGCATCGAGGAGGACCCGGAGGCGGCACCCCCAGCCCGTCCCGAGCGGCCCGCCGCGCTCCCGCCCGGTCGGCGCCGCAGGGCGCTGGGCAGCGGACGGCAGTGACAAGAAGGGCCGCGACGACAGCGGGACGGCAGAGAGGAACGACAAAGAAATGAGAGCGGGCCACCCGATCCGGGTGGCCCGCTCTCATGTGCTGTGGAGCTAAGGAGAATTGAACTCCTGACCTCCTGCATGCCATGCAGGCGCTCTACCAACTGAGCTATAGCCCCTTGCTGTGTCCGCCCGGTTTCCCCGGCGGCTCCGCCAACATTACACGGTCATCCCGGTGCTCCACCAAATCGTTTCCGGTCTGGGCCGATACCGCCCGATAAGGCCGGTACTGTCAGCCTCCGTGACCGTGATCGCGTTCGCCGCCGCCCGCCGCCGCGTGCCCCTGGCCGCCGGGGCCTGCCTGCTCTCGTTCACGGCCTTCTGGCTGGCCCAGCGCGCCGCCGACGTCTCGATGATCGACCTGATGGTCTACCGGGCCGAGGGCGCGACCGTGCGCGCGGGCGGCGACCTGTACGCCCTGCGCACCACCGAAGCCCGTCTGCCGACGACCTACCCGCCGTTCGCCGCGCTCCTGTTCACCCCACTGACGCTCCTGGACATTCCGGACATGCGCACGCTCGCGACGCTCGGGAACCTGCTCCTCCTCGTCGCGTTCGTATCGCTCTCCCTGCGGTTCGTCGGTGAAGCCCGGCACGCGCGCGTGGAGAACACCCTGTGGGTGTCCGCGCTCGCCGTCTGGTGCGAGCCGGTGTGGACGACCCTGCGCTACGGACAGGTCAACCTGCTGCTCGCCGTCCTCGTCCTGTGGGACCTGTCCCGGCGTCCCGGCCACCGCTGGGCGGGCCTGGGCATCGGCGTCGCCGCGGCGATCAAGCTCACTCCCGCGCTCTTCGCGGTGTTCCTGCTGCTGACCGGGGGCGCCGAGGCACTGCGGCGCGGTGTGTGGCGGCCCGCGGTGCGCCACGCGTGCGTGGCGGCCGTCTCGTTCGCGGGCGCGACGCTCCTCGCGGCCGCCGTCCTGCCCTACGACTCGTGGCGGTTCTGGACCCGGATGGTCTTCGACGCGGGCCGGGTCGGGCTCGCGGAGGACACCGCGAACCAGTCGTTGCGCGGTGTCCTCGCCCGGCTCCTGCACACCCCGGAGCCCGGCGCGTGGTGGGCGGCGGTCGCGGCGGCGTGCTGCGCGCTCGGCCTGGCGGTCGCGGTGGCCGCCGCGCTGCGCGGGGAGCGGGCCCGGGCCGCGCTCTGCTGTGCGGCGACGGCGCTCCTGGTGAGCCCGGTGTCGTGGTCGCACCACTGGGTGTGGTGCGTGCCGATGGTGCTCCTCATGGGGGCCGAGGCGGCCCGCCGCGGGGGCTGGGCTCGGTGGGCGGCCACCGGAGCCGCGTCCCTGGTCTTCTGCTCGTACGCCTTGTGGTGGGTGCCGCATGGGGCGGGGCGGCTCGAACTCGGCCAGAATTATGGCCAGATGATGCTGTCCGCCCTCTACGTAGTGACCGCTTTGGGGTTTCTGCTGGTCGGCGTCATGCGGTGGCGAACGAGTAGAACCGCTTGAGGGTGCAGTGCTCGTCGAGCAGCCGACCGTAGATCGGCTCCCCTTCGAGCTCGCGGTAGGTCTCGATGGGGTCGCCTTTTATGATCAGCGCCCGCGCACACTCCTCGCACCAGTACTGGTACTCGTTGTTGACCGGCTCCATGTCGCGGACGATGGGTGTGCCACTGCCGCACCAATCGCATTTCCGCCTGTGTGCACCCATCGATCAGCTCCAGCTGTGGCCGCAGGCGGTGCAGACATAACTGACCCCGCCGTTGTCACCGAGTACCTGGGCGACGTGGGCCGAGCCGCAGGAAGGGCAGTTGAGGAGGGCGCCGAGCGCGGCACGTTCTCGTGTCGCCGCCTCGTCGAAGAGGCGGTCGACCTCTTCGAGGATGCTCGCAGGCATCGCGCTCTCCCTCCCGTCGGGCTGCGTCACCTTCCGGCTGTCCGATTCTGCCACGCTCCGAGCGGCCCGGTCAGCGAGGCATTCGTACCAGTCCGGACACGGCGCCGAGCACGGCCACCGCCGAGAGCGCGTAGCAGCACACAAGGAGCGCGCTCCCGGATGAATACGCCCCGGAGCCCCCCTGCGACTCAAGCCGGTTCAAGAAGAGTGCTCCGAAGCAGGCGACTCCGGTCAGCTGGCCGAGCTGCGTGACCGTGGCGAGGAGGCCGCTGGCGTCGGCCGCGTCCTCGGCGCGCACCGTGGCGAGCGCCCGTGTGAGCGTCGGCCCGAAGCCGAGCGAGAGCCCCGCGCCGACGCCGACGAAAGCCCCGTACAGCCAGAGCCCGCCGTCGCCGCCGTCGCGCAGCAGAAGACCCACGGCGGCCGTCGACACGGCGGTCAGCGCGAAACCGCCGGGAATCAGCGCCCCTTGGACCGCCTGAGGCCAGCGGCGCCAGGTCAGGCCGACCAGGCCGAAGACCGCGGCGGTCGGCGCGAAGGTGAGACCGGCGCGCAGCGCGCTGTGGCCGAGGCCGCCCTGGACGTGCAGGGTGAGCACGAACAGGAAGCCCGCGTTGGCGGCCATCACCGCGGTGACCCGGAACACCGCGAGGCCCATGCCCGGGGTCCGCAGGACCCGCGGCGCGACCAGCGGCGCCCCGCCCCGCCGGGCGAGCCGCGACTCGTAGGCGCAGAACAG
This window contains:
- a CDS encoding glycosyltransferase 87 family protein, with translation MTVIAFAAARRRVPLAAGACLLSFTAFWLAQRAADVSMIDLMVYRAEGATVRAGGDLYALRTTEARLPTTYPPFAALLFTPLTLLDIPDMRTLATLGNLLLLVAFVSLSLRFVGEARHARVENTLWVSALAVWCEPVWTTLRYGQVNLLLAVLVLWDLSRRPGHRWAGLGIGVAAAIKLTPALFAVFLLLTGGAEALRRGVWRPAVRHACVAAVSFAGATLLAAAVLPYDSWRFWTRMVFDAGRVGLAEDTANQSLRGVLARLLHTPEPGAWWAAVAAACCALGLAVAVAAALRGERARAALCCAATALLVSPVSWSHHWVWCVPMVLLMGAEAARRGGWARWAATGAASLVFCSYALWWVPHGAGRLELGQNYGQMMLSALYVVTALGFLLVGVMRWRTSRTA
- a CDS encoding cytochrome b/b6 domain-containing protein encodes the protein MNPLHPHRQSRPLGTGAQLQRRLLGTGALLLIPLLVVVGSDAFRAALDFTTGVLCLVSLTAAVVWGLVATDRLFLRSRQRLLAQAVHRATAVASVGFLLLHGTVKVALDHVSLLGALVPFGLGVTGTAGLIGLGSLAGLLMVATSVTGALRSAFASPARIASRWRSLHMLAYPAWCAALIHGLYAGRPPKPWVITLYCLCLVAVAGAVALRAAPPPIKRMVASRILALLEPDRGAPPRGRPPTRDTASSPLPGTAPDFTAAPDPVVGISAAYRALAEPPRHAPRAEPAEGWPVPCPPPPAESPYVAPQPTYDTTPQPVYHLTYDYDTAYDSGPATEPLPRPFQAPSSGEPWNAGTGGHP
- a CDS encoding NADH-quinone oxidoreductase subunit NuoF family protein, whose translation is MNAPLPDVPEVRVVGLPLLTSGFDLVERLDLTMHLKVHGPLEPMAGEPLARLAEQIALRGRGGAGFPFARKLRAVADAAIRRGVRPVVVVNGSEDEPACRKDTVLINRAPHLILDGALLAAEAIGARTLVIGVTRDSTETSMSNALAERGLGNRRGSALRARVQRNPVRMVTGESSALVRSADGGPPLPPGRKVRTSDSGVGGAPTLLSNAETFAQLAIAARTGADRYCRTGLRDEPGTVLLTLSGAVARPMVVEVPTGVPLRYVLQLAGAPPLPQGVLTGGYHGKWLDSVTAHDAVVSRASLEACGGALGAGAILPIGEDTCPLGESLRVAHWLAAESSGQCGPCYLGLPAAARGLADVLDGGGPTALEALREVTRAVKRRGACKHPDGSAAFLESSITAFTDDLAAHVLGHGCGRPVTGVLPLQAEAPPAQAPSGRKLAVDWTLCQGHGLCADIVPELIQLGPDGFPAVAEAAVPRYSEARASRAVRRCPALALRIEEDPEAAPPARPERPAALPPGRRRRALGSGRQ